The window CAGGTAACATGTGAAGCAACTGTTTGCCATTCATAGGGGTTTCTATCAGTGTCGGGAAGTTCAACTCTAATTTTCTCAAGAGGCAAAGAAAGTTCTTCAGCAGCAATCTTAGCCATTGCAGTCAAAAAACCTTGACCAAGTTCCATGCCCGAAACAAGAATATTGATGCTTCCATCTTCGTTAAATTTTATAAAAGCAGCAGAAGACTCATTTGCAGGCATTGCTGGTGCTTTCCATACTGCCGCAAAACCTTTTGCCCTTACTTTGTTTGGCTCTTTTGGTTGCTCACTTGGTGTACCCCATTCGATTGCTTTAGCTACCTCTTCAATACATTGTTTAATACCAGTAGGACCCATTTTAACACCATAGGCAACTGTATCTCCTTCTTGTATAGCATTTTTCTTTCGGAACTCAACAGGGTCCATTCCAATTGCCTTAGCAACCCTATCCATATGGCTTTCAATTCCAAAATGAAACTCTGAATAACCAAACCCTCTATAAGCCCCACAAGGAGGTCTATTAGTGTAAATAGCAAAAGAATCTATCCATACATTTGGAATTCTATAAGGACCTATTGCAGAGAAACCAGTTGCATTAACTACGTTTGAGCCATACTCAGCTGAAGCTCCTACATCCCAGTAGAGTTGGTGCTTAAGTGCAACAATAGTGCCATCTTTTTTAACCCCAATTTTAATAAAGGCATGGAGTTCTTGCCTCATTGATGTATCATAAAATTCTTCTTTCCTCGTGTACCTTATCTTTACAGGATGTCCAGGCACTTTCATTGCACAAGCCGCAGCAACAACCTCCATGTTAACCCCAGCCTTACCACCAAACCCCCCACCAACATAAGGCGCAATAACTCTCACATCTTTATGTTTTAAATTGAAAGAATGAGCTATAATGTTTCTCTGAGTATGTGGAGATTGAGACGAATTCCACATTGTAAGCCTTCCGTCAGGCGTGTAAAGCGCTGCAGAAACATGTGTCTCGATAGGAGCATGAACAACATGTGGAACCAAATACCAATCTTCTAAAATAAAATCCGCTTCTTTAAATGCTTCTTCAACGTTACCTTTCCTAATTTTTCTTACATGAGCAATATTAGTGCCAGGTTGAGGATATAACCAAGGAACAACTTCGTAATTTCCTAAGTCAGGATGTATTAGTGGCGCGTCTTCTTTTATAGAATCTAACGGATTCTGAAGCACTGGCAATGGCTCATACTCAATTTCAATTAATTTTGCTGCTTCATCGGCTATTTCTTGGGTTACTGCAATAACAGCAGCCACATGTTGTCCATAGTATCTTACCCTATCTAAAGGAAACACATAGTTGTCTTTTAGATAAAGTCCATATCTATAAGGAAAATCCTTACCTGTTACCACAGCATAAACTCCCTCAACTGCTTCAGCTTTAGAAGTATCAATCTTTTTAATGTTTGCATGTGCATATGGGCTTCTCAAAATAGAAGCATATAAAGTAGCAGGACCTAAATCAATATCATCAACGTATTTAGCAGAACCTGTAATTTTTTCAAGGCCATCAATTCTTACTGCATCATGGCCTACGTATTTTAAATCAAATGTTTTCATGACACCCTCCTACTTATTTTTAATGACATCCAAAACAGCATCAACAATAGGATTATAACCTGTGCATCTACAAAGATTACCCGAAATGTATTCTCTAATTTCTTCCTCATCTGGATGAGGATTTTCCCTCAAAAGTTCGGTTACTTGAATTACCATCCCTGGAGCACAAAAACCACACTGGAAAGAATTATGCTTTAAAAATGATTTTTGAAGTTCGGTAAGCCCATTTGCTTGAAGACCTTCTAAAGAAACAATCTCATGGCCATCAACTTCAACAGCATAAATAAGACATGACCTAACAGTTTTTCCATCCAAAAGAACAGAACAAGCACCACACTCTCCTCTTCCACAGCCATACTTGGGACTTTTAACACCAAGTTTATCTCTTAATACTTCAAGAAGTTTATCGTATGGTTTAACCTCTGTGCGGACAATTTTACCATTCAATTTAAACTTGATTTCCTTACTTTCCATAATTCCCCCCTATACTAAATTAATTCCGTAAGAAGGCCCATTGCCTTTAAGTCTATCAAATGAAGCCTTAAGAGACCTTTTTAACAAAACGCCGCTTGTATGAAGTCGGTATTCTTTAGAAGCCCTTACATCCGAAATAGGAGCAATCGCCTTTAATGCTAACGGGACAACTTCATCCAATAGATTTGTGTTGAGTTCTTTTCCTTTCAAAAATGCTTCAGCATCTAACGCCCTTACGGGGGTGGGTGCTACTGCACAAAAAGCAATCCTATATTCCAGATCTTCTGCAACAAAAGTTGCAACACCAACCTGGGCAAGATCTTCACCCTCATAACGACCGAGTTTGATATAATTTGCACCATACTTTCTTGTCTCAAGAGGAATTCTAATTCCTAAAACAATTTCATCTTTTTCAAGAATAGTTTTTCTTGGACCTTTAAAGAAATCCGCGATTGGGACCAATTTATCTTCTTTCCCTTTAATTTCTACTGAGGCATTTAAAACAAGCAATGTTGGTGCAGAATCCAAAGAAGGAACAGCTGAACAAATATTTCCAACTAATGTTGCTCTATTCCTTACACCGACTGAAGCGACTCTTTTTGAAGCTTCAAACAGAACAGGAAACTTTTCTTTAATGATTTCAGCATGTATGATTTCTGAAAAGGTAGTAAGAGCGCCAATCCATAAATAGTTATCTCTTATTTCAATCCCTTTAAGGTTATTAATGCCTTTTATGTCAATAATATAATCAGGAGCCACCATCTCATCATCAATCATAACAACAAGATCAGTGCCACCTGCAAGAATCTTTGCTTTATTACCATACATAGAAAGCAATCTTAATGCTTCGTCAACACT is drawn from Caldisericaceae bacterium and contains these coding sequences:
- a CDS encoding xanthine dehydrogenase family protein molybdopterin-binding subunit encodes the protein MKTFDLKYVGHDAVRIDGLEKITGSAKYVDDIDLGPATLYASILRSPYAHANIKKIDTSKAEAVEGVYAVVTGKDFPYRYGLYLKDNYVFPLDRVRYYGQHVAAVIAVTQEIADEAAKLIEIEYEPLPVLQNPLDSIKEDAPLIHPDLGNYEVVPWLYPQPGTNIAHVRKIRKGNVEEAFKEADFILEDWYLVPHVVHAPIETHVSAALYTPDGRLTMWNSSQSPHTQRNIIAHSFNLKHKDVRVIAPYVGGGFGGKAGVNMEVVAAACAMKVPGHPVKIRYTRKEEFYDTSMRQELHAFIKIGVKKDGTIVALKHQLYWDVGASAEYGSNVVNATGFSAIGPYRIPNVWIDSFAIYTNRPPCGAYRGFGYSEFHFGIESHMDRVAKAIGMDPVEFRKKNAIQEGDTVAYGVKMGPTGIKQCIEEVAKAIEWGTPSEQPKEPNKVRAKGFAAVWKAPAMPANESSAAFIKFNEDGSINILVSGMELGQGFLTAMAKIAAEELSLPLEKIRVELPDTDRNPYEWQTVASHVTWSCGNAVRRAAIDAKEQILNTISEAYYIEKTNLYLEDGKVKSYTKPDFEIPFEKFVIDGVQMEDGTFRGGPILGKGMFMPEFTSAKVNPETGQGGHPNVHYTTGAGAVEIEIDTETGRIKVLKMAEAFDAGKAINPDIVKQQITGGFVQGLGTALYEEVKFSEDGRILNPNFTDYKLPTALDVPREMHPIIVEVPQPDGPFGARGIAEHTMIPVMPAVANAVENALGIRIKNPPITSEKIIKALLESKK
- a CDS encoding (2Fe-2S)-binding protein; protein product: MESKEIKFKLNGKIVRTEVKPYDKLLEVLRDKLGVKSPKYGCGRGECGACSVLLDGKTVRSCLIYAVEVDGHEIVSLEGLQANGLTELQKSFLKHNSFQCGFCAPGMVIQVTELLRENPHPDEEEIREYISGNLCRCTGYNPIVDAVLDVIKNK
- a CDS encoding xanthine dehydrogenase family protein subunit M — its product is MKTFEYFKVASVDEALRLLSMYGNKAKILAGGTDLVVMIDDEMVAPDYIIDIKGINNLKGIEIRDNYLWIGALTTFSEIIHAEIIKEKFPVLFEASKRVASVGVRNRATLVGNICSAVPSLDSAPTLLVLNASVEIKGKEDKLVPIADFFKGPRKTILEKDEIVLGIRIPLETRKYGANYIKLGRYEGEDLAQVGVATFVAEDLEYRIAFCAVAPTPVRALDAEAFLKGKELNTNLLDEVVPLALKAIAPISDVRASKEYRLHTSGVLLKRSLKASFDRLKGNGPSYGINLV